In one window of Photorhabdus laumondii subsp. laumondii DNA:
- a CDS encoding DUF692 family multinuclear iron-containing protein has product MKIGTNWSGNRELSVLKEIISLRKVDFIEILIDNFLQCTPDSILGISKGLPIAFHIMNSKYMHRSKQDLESIGKRIKLLQKELNPIYISDHVGIFYHNSYPLPTMGEIDYSSEKDKYFDSVSLWQDIIGEKIYLENFPSILDENAKLQPDFFKEMTKKCGNGLLFDISNAVIAQENTGTPFEEWLDIEMNHLHIGGYAETSLRPSFLVDTHADRISNLSLKYFNKLGTESKDNLTSLSVERDDNFVLGDWINDIELCRQ; this is encoded by the coding sequence ATGAAAATAGGAACCAATTGGTCGGGAAATAGAGAACTAAGCGTTCTAAAGGAGATAATATCATTAAGAAAGGTCGATTTCATAGAGATATTAATAGATAACTTTTTGCAGTGCACTCCTGACTCAATACTTGGCATAAGCAAAGGATTACCGATAGCGTTTCATATCATGAACTCTAAATATATGCACAGAAGCAAACAAGATTTAGAGAGTATAGGGAAAAGAATAAAATTACTCCAAAAAGAACTAAACCCCATATATATATCTGATCATGTTGGTATTTTTTATCATAATAGCTATCCTTTACCAACAATGGGTGAAATAGATTACTCTTCTGAAAAAGATAAATACTTCGATTCAGTAAGCCTTTGGCAAGATATAATTGGCGAAAAAATTTATTTAGAAAACTTCCCTTCAATACTTGATGAAAACGCCAAGCTACAACCAGATTTTTTTAAAGAAATGACAAAAAAATGCGGTAATGGACTTTTGTTCGACATATCAAATGCTGTAATTGCACAAGAAAACACGGGAACCCCATTTGAAGAATGGCTTGATATAGAAATGAACCATCTTCACATTGGTGGTTATGCAGAAACATCATTACGCCCTAGTTTTTTGGTTGACACTCATGCAGATAGAATATCTAATCTTTCATTAAAGTATTTTAATAAATTGGGAACAGAAAGTAAGGACAATCTTACATCACTATCTGTTGAAAGAGATGATAATTTTGTATTAGGAGACTGGATTAATGACATCGAATTATGCAGACAATAG
- a CDS encoding DUF692 family multinuclear iron-containing protein, whose amino-acid sequence MRIACGFNPNFLSGEIHIPSKVSMIELGITAYNILSVAEKRTPFERYNGKFSLHIARSAITEDIQSGCNYINNIMPRIINTEKTISIGFHLCGNRKDNIGKYGFTPHYERSKRKERNAINFLKRVSHTYQIDTWIENSNFYSGGPSEISNAIISANYISKESNSKQIVDLAHLIINSVNAKVDPLIFIGMIDWDNVVEVHLSGIIEGKDGAFHDGHPERIHHIVWDSFEKIVSSKLIKKNFYINIEHTENSWLKNLSGYNNDFEKLNSILLKNKETSKPSNTNMSNYAKSYLSKTLLAAIKNKKEIEIAKSENIESLISSWILSIEESEVNLCLTKEEEDETINSVHYLKSFESFVNR is encoded by the coding sequence ATGAGAATAGCATGTGGTTTTAATCCTAATTTTCTTAGCGGTGAAATACACATACCGAGTAAAGTATCGATGATAGAATTAGGGATTACTGCATACAATATTTTATCAGTTGCAGAAAAAAGAACTCCATTCGAAAGATACAATGGAAAATTCTCTCTTCACATCGCCAGAAGTGCAATAACAGAAGATATTCAATCAGGCTGTAACTATATTAATAACATTATGCCACGAATAATCAACACGGAAAAAACAATTAGCATTGGTTTTCATTTGTGTGGAAATAGAAAAGATAACATTGGTAAATATGGTTTTACTCCCCATTATGAAAGAAGCAAGAGGAAAGAAAGAAATGCTATAAATTTCTTAAAAAGGGTTTCTCACACATATCAGATAGATACATGGATAGAAAATTCAAACTTTTACTCTGGTGGACCAAGTGAGATCTCTAACGCGATAATAAGCGCGAATTACATAAGTAAAGAAAGTAATTCTAAACAAATAGTTGACCTGGCTCATCTAATCATCAATTCAGTAAATGCAAAAGTTGATCCTCTTATATTTATTGGAATGATAGATTGGGATAATGTAGTCGAGGTTCATCTATCAGGAATAATTGAGGGAAAGGATGGAGCATTTCATGATGGACATCCAGAGAGAATTCATCATATTGTTTGGGATTCTTTTGAGAAAATAGTTTCCAGCAAATTAATCAAAAAAAATTTCTATATAAATATTGAGCACACAGAAAATTCTTGGTTAAAGAACTTATCTGGTTATAATAATGACTTTGAAAAATTGAATTCAATATTATTAAAAAATAAAGAAACAAGTAAACCCTCAAATACCAACATGAGCAATTATGCGAAATCATACCTATCAAAAACTCTGCTAGCAGCCATAAAAAACAAGAAGGAAATTGAAATCGCTAAGTCGGAAAACATTGAGTCGCTTATATCTAGTTGGATATTAAGTATAGAAGAAAGTGAAGTAAACCTATGCCTAACAAAAGAAGAGGAAGATGAAACTATAAATTCAGTTCATTATTTAAAATCATTCGAAAGTTTTGTGAATAGGTGA
- a CDS encoding DUF2247 family protein, with product MMNDMYLLAKKMELLDWGMIFLGAKGNPVGRLSAPNISEFACNELTKLDLSDSILVEVSEAAFCTEINREVIDSLEVICDKKNINIQLSERKWRYVALYILLLNELPDDYVYGLLKLNEFWNLWGDSVDSPNIVQGVGNNLSPTEYYSEENYHLLIEKHRNWLDREIKQLQ from the coding sequence ATGATGAATGATATGTACTTGTTAGCTAAAAAAATGGAATTACTTGATTGGGGAATGATTTTTCTTGGAGCCAAGGGAAACCCTGTTGGTCGTTTATCTGCTCCTAATATAAGTGAGTTTGCATGTAATGAATTAACAAAACTTGATCTGTCTGATTCAATTCTGGTCGAGGTGTCTGAAGCTGCATTTTGCACAGAAATCAATCGTGAAGTGATCGATAGCTTAGAAGTCATATGTGATAAAAAAAATATAAATATACAGTTATCAGAAAGGAAATGGAGATATGTCGCTTTATATATCCTATTACTCAATGAATTGCCTGATGATTATGTATATGGTCTTCTCAAATTAAACGAGTTTTGGAACCTTTGGGGAGATAGTGTTGATTCACCGAATATAGTCCAAGGTGTTGGTAATAATCTTTCACCGACAGAATACTATTCGGAAGAGAATTACCACCTATTGATAGAAAAGCATCGTAACTGGTTAGATAGAGAGATTAAGCAATTGCAATAG
- a CDS encoding VENN motif pre-toxin domain-containing protein, translating into MSISTGGSAGGMFLSNLAANTLGGANREGHAQSTTHAAVSDGTLIIRDKDHQQQDVTTLSRDTDHANNALSPIFDKEKEQQRLKQAQLIGEISAQVIDIASTEGAIIATKAANAKLENISDPDREAAIKVLKDKGKTDITPALIKDQIYKTAYNAALNESGLGTGGKYHSALQAATAAIQGLAGGNIGQALAGGASPYLAGVIKDLTTDPKTHQVDVVTNTLAHAILGAVAAEVSGNNALAGAAGGELAARELMKHIHGENAKVSDLSEEEKQTISTLSTLAAGLAGGIAGDSTGSAVTGAQAGKNAVENNFLKAGQITSWLEKYKASSTDEEKNRLIEVASKADQDQQQKAIETKISKDYLMKQQEELIKLIQSPNCDADCTKLTEYSLNQISPVIDNYDTLQKSNNIPRAVIATISLALPTLAKTATPAVTNWIGSTTIANRAIGVGTTGLANLGMQGYNIYNNPQENFSYTSFGTSLITGGATAGMGYWGTAATNTLGAGVSSVIDGNSPWLPMGGAFVGSSVGYGVTKGTTNYLDNKMNPWSNGFKERFNLINPSISAPPLVSPAPGIVGSAVGAVGSETANKVIMDELSSKDKK; encoded by the coding sequence GTGAGTATCAGCACCGGCGGTTCAGCCGGCGGCATGTTCCTCAGTAATCTGGCGGCCAACACCCTGGGCGGCGCTAACCGGGAAGGCCATGCCCAAAGCACCACTCACGCCGCGGTCAGTGACGGCACCCTGATTATCCGGGATAAAGACCACCAGCAACAGGATGTCACCACCCTCAGCCGGGATACCGACCATGCTAACAATGCCCTCAGCCCTATCTTTGACAAAGAGAAAGAACAGCAACGGCTGAAACAGGCCCAACTGATTGGCGAAATCAGTGCGCAGGTGATTGATATCGCCAGTACCGAAGGGGCCATTATCGCCACCAAAGCAGCCAACGCCAAACTGGAGAACATCAGTGACCCGGATAGAGAAGCGGCTATAAAAGTACTGAAGGATAAAGGTAAAACCGACATCACCCCGGCGCTTATTAAAGACCAGATTTACAAGACTGCCTATAACGCGGCATTGAATGAGTCTGGTCTGGGCACCGGTGGAAAATACCACTCTGCTTTACAGGCGGCTACCGCGGCCATTCAGGGGCTCGCGGGCGGAAATATCGGTCAGGCACTGGCAGGCGGCGCTTCTCCTTATCTGGCCGGGGTGATTAAAGACCTGACCACCGACCCGAAAACTCATCAAGTCGATGTCGTCACCAATACTCTGGCCCATGCCATTCTGGGGGCAGTGGCCGCCGAAGTCAGTGGTAACAATGCGCTGGCGGGTGCGGCAGGCGGTGAACTGGCCGCCCGAGAACTGATGAAGCATATTCACGGCGAAAATGCTAAAGTCAGCGACTTAAGTGAAGAGGAAAAACAGACCATCAGCACTCTTTCTACTTTGGCGGCCGGGCTGGCCGGCGGCATTGCCGGTGACTCCACCGGAAGCGCCGTTACCGGGGCCCAGGCCGGGAAGAATGCGGTTGAGAACAACTTCCTGAAGGCAGGTCAGATCACCTCATGGTTGGAAAAATATAAAGCATCATCTACTGATGAAGAAAAGAATCGTTTAATTGAGGTTGCTAGTAAAGCTGATCAAGATCAGCAACAAAAAGCTATTGAAACTAAGATTTCAAAAGATTATCTGATGAAACAACAGGAAGAGTTGATAAAGCTTATTCAATCACCAAATTGTGACGCTGACTGTACAAAATTAACAGAATATAGCCTTAACCAGATTAGCCCAGTAATTGATAATTACGATACATTGCAGAAAAGCAATAATATCCCACGGGCAGTAATTGCAACAATTTCTCTAGCCTTACCGACATTAGCTAAAACGGCTACACCTGCTGTTACTAATTGGATTGGAAGTACGACTATTGCAAACAGAGCTATAGGTGTAGGTACTACAGGCTTAGCCAACCTAGGAATGCAAGGTTACAACATCTACAACAATCCTCAAGAAAACTTTAGCTATACCAGTTTCGGGACATCTTTGATTACAGGCGGTGCAACGGCAGGAATGGGGTATTGGGGTACTGCTGCGACTAATACATTAGGAGCAGGTGTTTCTAGCGTAATTGATGGAAATTCTCCGTGGTTACCAATGGGAGGCGCGTTTGTAGGATCATCAGTAGGTTATGGAGTGACAAAGGGAACTACTAACTATTTGGATAATAAAATGAATCCTTGGTCAAATGGATTTAAAGAAAGATTCAATTTAATCAATCCTTCGATATCTGCACCACCGTTAGTATCCCCTGCTCCTGGCATTGTTGGTAGTGCAGTAGGAGCTGTTGGTTCTGAAACTGCAAATAAAGTAATCATGGATGAGTTAAGCTCTAAGGATAAAAAATGA
- a CDS encoding DNA/RNA non-specific endonuclease, whose product MAVNVAMEWVVVENNFLTAKDVHELKEELLEAEKTGANKQTIYDKFKERSEKNRQEGVADNCSHNPGCVVSVWEMMNSGTDVASGLNRTSFFSSLSSEEMAQLNRFVQAENAESAQAIYQSLPDVVKKVVEGKEFAEQFGVMPKVGGSSGIIGLGIAGKKPATKDTGNTGTKGTNAAHNQQVNKSNLATAEKDIVLIEQGKKGGWSKVLNKPEPNKIYHVRHASGEKIYHTDGLSRPVHIETSLHLSKNDRNTYQQCKAGKCGNPGDEGGHLIASIFGGPGERLNVVPMDGNLNKGAWKQMENSWAKELKAGKKVDVKIQPIYSDNSNRPVSFNVTYKVDNERPIRLNIDNVPGGKK is encoded by the coding sequence TTGGCGGTCAACGTCGCAATGGAATGGGTTGTTGTGGAGAATAATTTCCTGACGGCCAAAGATGTCCACGAACTGAAAGAGGAACTGCTGGAAGCAGAAAAGACTGGCGCAAACAAGCAGACGATTTACGACAAGTTTAAGGAGCGTAGCGAGAAAAATCGTCAGGAAGGTGTCGCGGATAACTGCTCCCATAATCCGGGCTGTGTGGTATCCGTCTGGGAAATGATGAACTCGGGAACAGACGTCGCCAGTGGCCTGAACCGGACTTCTTTCTTCTCCAGTCTCAGTAGTGAGGAGATGGCACAGTTAAACCGCTTTGTGCAGGCGGAGAATGCGGAAAGTGCCCAGGCGATTTACCAGTCGCTGCCAGATGTGGTAAAGAAGGTTGTTGAAGGCAAGGAGTTCGCAGAACAGTTTGGTGTAATGCCGAAAGTGGGCGGCAGTAGCGGGATAATTGGACTAGGGATAGCCGGGAAGAAGCCTGCGACAAAAGACACAGGCAATACGGGTACAAAAGGCACTAATGCTGCTCATAATCAGCAAGTTAATAAATCAAATTTAGCTACCGCAGAGAAAGACATTGTACTTATTGAACAAGGTAAGAAAGGTGGTTGGAGTAAGGTACTGAATAAGCCTGAACCCAATAAAATTTATCATGTAAGACATGCAAGCGGGGAGAAAATTTATCATACAGATGGATTAAGCAGGCCAGTCCATATCGAAACTTCACTACATTTATCCAAGAATGACCGTAATACTTATCAGCAATGTAAAGCAGGTAAATGTGGTAATCCGGGAGATGAAGGCGGGCATTTAATCGCTAGTATTTTTGGTGGCCCAGGCGAGCGATTAAATGTTGTTCCTATGGATGGAAACTTAAATAAAGGTGCCTGGAAGCAGATGGAGAATTCTTGGGCTAAAGAACTAAAGGCAGGTAAGAAGGTTGATGTGAAAATACAACCTATATATAGTGATAATAGTAACCGCCCTGTCAGTTTTAATGTTACCTATAAGGTAGATAATGAAAGGCCAATAAGATTAAACATAGATAATGTTCCTGGGGGCAAGAAATGA
- the xerC gene encoding site-specific tyrosine recombinase XerC translates to MANRKPRKGSLLTVDDVYRQPVGPAHDPKSLYALLLRFVAWRQERNWSETTLKVQTHHTYHFILWATDRGLYYAADITRPILERYQRYLYQYRKTNGEPLSIRTQRTQLQPLQVWFKWLTKQNLILANPAADIELPREEKRLPRYILSIDEIEHILSLPDPNTLQGARDRALMELLWSTGIRRSEAARLDIYSIDGSRKTVTIRQGKGNKDRVLPLGERALNWLQFYQQQIRPQLLVTPDIQSLFVAMDGLDGLQPNGITNAVSGYIRAAGIEKKGACHLFRHAMATQMLENGADLRWIQAMLGHASVESTQVYTQVSIRALQAVHASTHPAEQMADEKVRDADEVGLLADLYADDNADTDTPPDSSEPTSTADSR, encoded by the coding sequence ATGGCAAACCGTAAACCCCGCAAGGGAAGTCTCCTGACCGTCGATGACGTCTACCGTCAGCCTGTCGGTCCGGCACATGACCCAAAAAGCCTGTATGCGCTGCTGCTGCGCTTCGTGGCCTGGCGGCAGGAACGGAACTGGTCGGAAACCACGCTGAAAGTGCAGACCCATCACACCTATCACTTTATCCTGTGGGCCACGGACCGGGGCCTGTACTATGCCGCGGACATCACGCGGCCAATACTGGAGCGTTACCAGCGCTACCTGTACCAGTACCGCAAGACCAACGGAGAGCCGCTGAGCATCCGCACCCAACGCACGCAGTTGCAGCCGTTACAGGTATGGTTCAAATGGCTGACGAAACAGAACCTGATACTGGCGAACCCGGCAGCGGACATTGAGTTGCCGCGGGAAGAAAAACGCCTGCCGCGGTATATCCTGAGCATTGATGAAATCGAGCATATCCTGTCGCTGCCTGACCCGAATACGTTGCAGGGCGCGCGCGACCGGGCCCTGATGGAGCTGCTCTGGTCAACCGGGATACGACGCAGTGAAGCGGCCCGGCTCGATATCTACAGCATAGACGGGTCACGCAAAACGGTGACCATCCGGCAGGGCAAGGGGAATAAAGACCGGGTATTGCCCCTCGGCGAACGGGCCTTAAACTGGCTCCAGTTCTATCAGCAACAGATTCGCCCGCAACTGCTGGTCACCCCGGACATCCAATCACTGTTCGTGGCAATGGACGGTCTCGACGGGTTGCAGCCGAACGGTATCACGAATGCCGTAAGCGGTTATATCCGGGCCGCCGGCATTGAGAAAAAAGGTGCCTGCCACCTGTTCCGGCATGCGATGGCAACGCAGATGCTGGAGAACGGCGCGGACCTGCGCTGGATACAGGCCATGTTAGGCCATGCCAGCGTGGAGTCAACCCAGGTGTATACGCAGGTCTCTATCCGGGCCTTGCAGGCGGTGCACGCCAGCACCCATCCGGCGGAGCAAATGGCCGACGAAAAAGTCCGCGACGCCGATGAGGTGGGTTTACTGGCCGACCTGTACGCCGACGATAACGCCGACACGGACACGCCGCCGGACAGTTCAGAGCCGACCTCAACCGCCGATAGCCGCTGA